The Terriglobia bacterium genome includes a window with the following:
- a CDS encoding methionine synthase has product MSRSKLSELRVDLPLLPTTAVGSLPKPEALLKARADFARGNISHEELREAERAAVKWWIRKQEELGLDVLVDGEMYRSDMVAYFAEHLSGFEGGGLVRSYGNRYYHKPIIVGEVIPGDPITVEWWSYAQGLTARPVKGVLTGPYTLMDWSFNEFYPSRREACLALAAAVRQEAEGLIGAGCKIVQIDEPAISARPEELALAIEAMKIVTSDLPAYFITHICYGDFESIYPKMLDLGVDNFDLEMSNSRAGLLPLFRKTPFTKDISYGVVDVHSHLVEGPAVAEERLRHGLEVLPLQNVWVDPDCGLKTRTVEEAIAKLKSVVQAAKALRGYGGQISTPTRSSFSP; this is encoded by the coding sequence ATGAGCCGCTCCAAACTAAGTGAACTGAGGGTCGATCTGCCCCTGCTGCCCACCACGGCGGTCGGAAGCCTTCCCAAGCCGGAAGCTCTTCTCAAAGCCCGCGCGGATTTCGCGCGAGGAAATATCTCCCACGAAGAGTTAAGGGAGGCCGAAAGGGCGGCAGTCAAATGGTGGATCCGAAAGCAGGAAGAACTGGGTTTGGATGTCCTTGTGGACGGTGAGATGTATCGCAGTGACATGGTCGCCTATTTTGCGGAACACCTTTCGGGGTTTGAAGGCGGCGGTCTGGTGCGCTCTTACGGCAACCGCTATTATCACAAGCCAATCATTGTCGGCGAGGTGATACCAGGAGACCCGATAACCGTGGAGTGGTGGAGCTATGCACAGGGCCTGACAGCGAGGCCTGTCAAGGGCGTGCTGACCGGACCCTACACGCTCATGGATTGGTCGTTCAATGAGTTCTACCCCAGTCGACGTGAGGCTTGCCTGGCGCTCGCTGCGGCGGTGCGCCAGGAGGCCGAAGGCCTGATCGGTGCAGGATGCAAGATTGTCCAAATCGACGAGCCCGCAATTTCTGCTCGGCCAGAAGAACTGGCTCTGGCAATCGAAGCGATGAAAATTGTGACCTCCGATTTACCCGCGTACTTCATCACCCATATTTGCTACGGGGACTTTGAAAGCATTTATCCCAAGATGCTCGACCTGGGCGTTGACAATTTCGATCTCGAAATGTCAAACAGCCGGGCCGGCCTGCTCCCGCTTTTCAGAAAGACGCCCTTCACCAAAGATATCAGCTACGGCGTCGTGGATGTTCACTCGCATCTGGTCGAGGGCCCCGCGGTTGCTGAGGAACGACTGAGGCACGGTCTTGAGGTTTTGCCTCTCCAGAATGTCTGGGTGGACCCGGATTGCGGCCTGAAGACTCGAACCGTCGAAGAAGCTATTGCCAAGCTGAAGTCAGTCGTCCAGGCAGCG
- the ric gene encoding iron-sulfur cluster repair di-iron protein — MEIDASRTVKEIVLEIPASVPVFERLGIDYCCGGDKNLEDACQAAGRPVREVLQSLEAARSAAPADTGATDWGQEPLANLMNHIVQRHHTFCRQEVSRLEPLLAKVSQVHGQNHPELHLVRGLFSGLSRELLMHLVKEEQTLFPYIARLEEALTQGKSFPRPPFGTVQNPVRMMVLEHDNAGAALLEMRKLSGDYRLPPDGCDSYRVLYVGLRAFESDMHQHVHLENNILFPRAVALEDTAALAEKRAGD, encoded by the coding sequence TAAAAGAAATCGTGCTCGAAATACCCGCCTCCGTGCCCGTTTTCGAGCGGTTGGGCATTGACTACTGCTGTGGCGGCGACAAGAATCTGGAAGACGCATGTCAGGCGGCCGGCCGGCCTGTGCGGGAAGTTTTGCAGTCGCTTGAAGCCGCCAGGAGCGCAGCCCCGGCCGACACCGGGGCCACCGACTGGGGCCAGGAGCCGCTGGCAAACTTGATGAACCACATTGTGCAAAGGCATCACACTTTCTGCCGGCAGGAGGTCTCGCGCCTCGAACCTCTGCTCGCAAAAGTCAGCCAAGTGCACGGACAGAATCATCCCGAATTGCACCTCGTCCGGGGCCTGTTTTCGGGACTGAGCAGGGAACTTCTGATGCACTTGGTGAAAGAAGAACAGACCTTGTTTCCTTACATTGCACGGCTGGAGGAGGCGCTGACCCAGGGAAAATCCTTTCCCCGGCCGCCGTTCGGGACCGTTCAGAACCCGGTGCGGATGATGGTGCTTGAGCATGACAACGCGGGCGCCGCGCTGCTCGAAATGCGCAAGCTAAGCGGGGATTACCGGCTCCCGCCGGATGGCTGCGACAGCTACCGAGTGCTTTACGTAGGACTAAGGGCCTTTGAGAGCGACATGCACCAACACGTCCATCTTGAGAACAATATTCTTTTTCCACGCGCCGTGGCCTTGGAAGACACGGCCGCCTTGGCAGAAAAGCGTGCCGGTGATTAG